AGCCTGCCCAGGATCTTCGCCGCGGCTCCGGCGGGCCCGACCAGCACGCACTCGGGACAGATCTCCCCTTCCAGCTCCTCCCCGTCGAACAGCCTCATGCCCCGGCGCTTCACCGCATACATGCCGCCGCAACAGGCGCACTCGTTCCGCCGCTCGAGAGGATTCTCCGGACCGGGGTGAAAAAAACGGATTCGAAGCAATGTTCGGATGGAAACCGCGCGGGGGTGCGGTCAGACCCGCGCCTTCAAAGGAATATGGATCATCGCCTCGCAGCCGCCCCCCGCCCGGGACGCTACGCTCACGGTTCCCCCCGCCTGGCCGACGAGGTACCTCGCCACGGGCAGCCCCATTCCCACGTTGAAGGCCGATTTGCGGGTCGTGAACCCTTCCTCGAAGATCTTCTCCCCGGATCCCGCCGGAATCCCCGGCCCACTATCCGCCACGGTAAATGTCCACGCTTCGGCATCGATGGACGCGCGGATCGAAAGCTTCCCGCCGGTTCCCGCCATCGCTTCCGCCCCGTTGAACAGGAGCGCGAGGAGCGCCAGGCCGAAATCGCGGCGATCGGCGTGGAGAATCCCGCGGGGAAGGTCCTCCGGCGGCACGACGACGACGTCGTTGCGGCCAAGGTCGTATTTGGCGAACAGGAGGATCTCCGGGATCACCTCTCCCGGGAGGAACGGCTCCTGTGCGGGGGCGTGCGGACGGGCGTGCCGGGAAAACTGCTGGATGATCGCCCCGATCCTTTCTCCGGCGGCAAGGATCTTCCCCGAGCCGTTCCGGACTTTTTCCTCGTTTCCGGCGGCGAGCTGGACGAGCTCGGAAAACCCGAGAACCACGCTCAGGTGGTTGTCCACCTCATGTGCGACGCCCATCACCATCCGGCCGAACAGGGAAAGCCTGTATCGCTCCACATCCTTGCGTTCCATCCCGCATCCTCCCTCGGCCGTGGGTCCTACGTGGTCCTGGAGATCACCACCCGGTTCTTCCCCGCCCGCTTCGCCGCGTACATCGCCTCGTCCGCCGCCCGGATCATCGATTCCACCTCGACTCCGTGTTCCGGGTAGGAGGAGACGCCGATGCTGACCGTAACCGATTTGCCTTCCATCGGCGTCGACTCGATCCGATGCCGTATCTTTTCCGCGACGATCCCCGCCCCCCGGGCCTCTATGCTTGCCCGCAGCCGCTCCGCCGCTTCGCCTCCCTGCACCTGCGCCGCCTCGGGAAGGATGACGGCGAACTCCTCGCCGCCGTACCGGCAGGCGATGTCGACCTCGTACGAGGGCTTCGCGTCGCTCCTGCGGATGGTCCCCCGGATCAGGTCGGCCATCCTTCGCAGGAGGGCGTCCCCTTCGAGATGACCGAACGTGTCGTTGAAACGCTTGAAATCGTCCACGTCGAGGATGAGGAGGGAAAGGGTCCGCCCGTACCGCTTCGCCCGCTGGATCTCGGAGTTCAGTCGATGGAAGAAGTACCGACGGTTATAAAACGAGGTGAGCGCGTCCTTGGTGACCAGTTCCCTCATCTCCGCCTCGCGACGGCGCACCGTGTCCATCATGTGGACACCGATGAACGCGACGCAGACGTTCACGATGGAGACCCACCCCCACTTGATCATATCGTAGGAGAAGTTGGACTGCAGTTCATTGTTCTCGAAGGGCATGTGAACCGGAGGGATCAACCTGTAGTATTCCATCGTGAGGACTCCCCCGTAGGCCACCATGCCCGCCAGGGCGATCGCGTACGTGTCCGACGCCTTGTCCATGATGAGAGCCGACTCGAGGGTGAGGATCAGGTACATCGCCCAGAACCACGAGACGGCGCCTCCGCTGAAGTGCACGATGACGGTCACGAAGACAAGGTCGAACAGGAGCTGCGCCTGGTTCAGCTGCCGGATGCGGCTGAACGCCCGGTAGGTGTACTGGTACCAGGCGTTGTACGCCACCGCGAAGAAAAAGGCCCCCACGGCGACGGCCAGGTGCAACGGCGTGACGTCAAGCGCATCCGCCGTGACGTGCAGGTAAAAGAAGTACGCGTAGACGGCGTACGCGGCGAGGATGGCGAGGATGGCCCATCGGGCGCGGATGACCATCCCCACCCTCTCCCGCGACTCCTTCAGCCACTCCAGCTCCGCGGTTGAAGGCGCTTCCCCTGAAACCATTCCCCATTTCACCAGCATGTCGTCCAACTTCTTCACCAGGCCCTTTCCCAATGTTCCGCACCCCCCCCGTCAGATCTGCATCCCTAGAACACCTCCTGGTCCCCGACGCTTGGACTCGTACATCAGGCGGTCGGCCGTGTTCAGAATCTCTACACGCCCGGGGGCGTCGGGCGCGCAGGCCGCGTACCCGACGCTCGCGGTGAAGGAGATGATGTTCCCCCCCCCTATGTCAAGCCGGACGCTCGATATCCCCTCTGCGATCCGCCCCGCGATCACGGCAGCGGAGGAAAGGTCGGTCTCGGGAAGGATCACGGCGAACTCGTCCCCCCCGTACCTCGCCGCGATGTCCGTCTTCCGAAGTTGCGCTCCCAGCGCGCCCGCGACCAGAGCGAGCACGCGGTCTCCCGTCGTGTGGCCGTACCGGTCGTTGATATCCTTGAAGCGGTCCAGGTCCAGGATGATGACGGCCATCGGCCGAACGTACCGGTTCGCCCGCTCCAGCTCTATCGCGAGCTTCTCGTGGAACGCCCCGTGGTTGTAGAGCAGCGTCAGGGAGTCCTTCTCGGCGAGCGATCGGACCAGCCCGAACATCTCCGCGTTCTCGATGGCGATGGCGAGATGGGCCGCGAGCGCACGCATCGTCGGGAGCAGCTCCGGCTCGAACGCGTTCGCCTCGGAGTGGTTGAGCATCAGCACCCCGATGCTCTTCCCCTTCGACACGAGCGGGACGCACATGAACGAACGCACATCCGTGCGGCCCCCTCCGTAGTGGAGAAAGTCCGGGGAGGACCTGACATCGGGAATCCACGCGGGCTCCCCGGTGTTGAACACTTTCCCCGCGACCCCTTCCCCAGGCGCGAGGGTGAACGCCTGGGGCGTCCTCCCATCGCACCCTGACAGGGATTTCGCCACCAGCCGCTTCGTCTCCCGGGAGTAGAGCATGATGCAGAAGTCGTTCAGGCCGAGCTTCCCCATCACCCGTTCCGGGAGGATCCGGTACAGTTCCTCGAGATCGAGGGTTCCGGCGATGACGGTGGATACTTCCGCGATCGTCCGCAGGTACTGGACGTTCGACTCGAGGTTTGCCCGCGTTTCCTCGAGGGCGCGCCGGAGGCGCTCGACCTGCGTGAGCCGCTCCTCGCGTTCCCGGACCGTTTCCCGAAGCGTGGCGACCGACCGCTCCTGCCGGGCGGAGATCGCCTCCGCCAACGGAGCGAGGGGGCCTTTCAACGACGGCAGGGATTCGTCGGTTTCCCCGGATACGGCGTTCCGCAGCCGTTCGACCTGTTGGAGCACGGTCCTCTCGAGGAGGACGGAACTGACGACGGCCAGGACGAACTCGCCGGCGGCGACCCCCGCCATGAACATCCCGCCGGCAGTGGAGAAGCCCCCGAGGAGGATGGAAGTCGCGGCCGTCAACGCAAGCAGGCCGCACCAGGAGAATGCGAATCCCCTCCGCCACCCGGAACGATCCCGGAAGACCCCCCTGCTCCTGTCGTCACCCTCCGGCATTATGGGAAATTACCATGAATCCCACCTGCCGGAAACGAGGTATATCGGCGAATCCGTCCGCATCGATGACAGGACCTTCCAGCAGGTCGTCAGAACACCGCCCCGATGGTGAAGTGCCACTCCGCCGGCGACTCCCCGGCGCGGCGATCGAGTTTCCAGCCGTAGTCGAGACCGACGGGCCCGACGGGAGTCAGGTAGCGAAGCCCCAGGCCCGCGGATTCCCGAAGATCGAATCCGTTCTCCGGATCCCGGGCGAACCAGACGCTCCCCGCATCGATGAACATCGCCCCGATCATCCCGTATCGGAGCGGAACACGCAATTCGGTGTTCAGGTTCACCATCATGTCGCCGCCGGTGGGCGCGCCGTCCGCCCCCTTGGCTCCCAGCTCGTCTTCCTTGAAGCCGCGAACGGTGCTTCTCCCGCCGAGGAAGAACCGCTTCTGGATCGGCACCTCCTCGGTGCGTCCGAAAGCGCGGGCCATGCCGGCCCTGCCGGAGATGACGAACGTGCTGCGCCGGAACACGGTGTAGTAGAAGCTGCTCTGGCCCGACACCTTGAAGTAGTCCACCTCGGAACCCAGCGGCAGCGTCGCCACCTCCGCCGACCCGGAAAGGAGGGTCCCCTTCTTCGGGTTGAACGGGTCGTCGCGGAAATCGAGGACCGCCAGCGCACGGACGGCGGCGACGGTGGCGTACCCCTGGTCTTCGGGGGAAAGGACCGCGCCTGGCGCCACGTCCGACACCTGGTCCCGCGACAGTTCGTATTGCAGCGCCACGGAAGATCGTTCGAGCACCTTCCGCGTGATGCTCGCCACGACGCTCGCCTTCCGGAGGTTGAAGCTTATCCGCTCGGCCTTCTGGTACGATCCCGTGAGCCCGCCTTCCCACTTCCACCGGTTGCCGAAGATCCACGGTTCCCTGAGATCGCCGATCAGCCTTTGTTCCTTCTGGCTCATGATGGCCTGCGCGGAGAAACTCCGCCCGAGTCCGTCGAGGTTCTTCTCCTTCGCCCCGAGGAGTCCCCGGAAGCCGGTGTCCGTGCCCCACCCGCCGCCGAACTCCACCTCGAAAAAGAGGGCCTCCTCGACCTCGAACACCAGGTCCAGGATCCCCTCCTCCGGGCGCTTCACGCGCTGGACCCGCACGCTCTTGTAGAGACCCGTGGCGTAGACCGCCTGCTGGAACTTGAGCAGGTCTTTCTCCCCCGCCGTCCCTCCCGGTGAGATCGGGTTCTCACGCAGGACCGCCGTGCCCCGGGTCAGGAGCGTCCCTTGGACCACGATGTTCCCAAGACGGTAGCGGGGACCCTCGACGATCGCGAACCGCACCACGGAAGAGGCGTCCGCCTCCAGGAGCACCTCGGACTCCACGCGCACATCCAGGTAGCCGGAATCGCGATAATGCACGGCCACCGCCTCCTGGTCGGCCTCCGCCCCGGCATAGTCGAGATACGCCCCCTCCTTGTTCCTGATGATCGCCAGGAATTCGGACCGGAGAAAGTGGTCGTTCCCCCGGAATTCGATGTTCCGGACCCGGTATCGCGGCCCCTCCTCCATCCGGATCGTCTTCACGATCCCGCCCCCGTCGTCCCATGTGTTGTCGATCCCGAGGATCTTCATCCTGGCGTAGCCGGATTTCTGATACAAACCGACGATCGCGTTCATGTCGTCGTTCCAATCCTCGTCGCGGTATTTCCCGGAGTCCGTGATCCAATGAAACACCCCGCGTCCCCTGGTCGTCATCTGCGCGCGAAGCGTCTTCTCGCTCAAGCCATGATTCCCGGAGAAGCGGACGTCCTTGACATAGCCCCGCTTCCCTTCCCTGACCGACACGACGAGAGGAGTCAAGCCCGCGGACGGCACTTCCACGGCGACAACGGCATCGGACATCAGGTAGCCCTGTCCCCGGTAAAACGCGACCAACCTCTCTCGCAAATCGCGCACCAGGGCTCCCTCGGAGATCTCCTCATCGCTCCGAAGTCCCGCCACCTCCTCGAGGCGGGTCGGCGTGAAGGCGGTGACACCTTCCCAGCGCACCGCGTACCGCGGCCCCTCTTCGACCTGCACGGCCGGGCACAGCAGGTCCGAAGACGGCTCGCACCGCTCGACCGAGTCGCTCACGTGCACGGCGAGGAACCCCGCCTTCTTGTATTCGCTCCGCAAGCGGGAGAGTCCCTTTTCCCACCGGCGGAAGTCGTGCGGCTTCCCCGATTCCGTTTCGAGAAACCCCGAAAGCTCTCCGGGCGTGAACCGACTGGCCCCCGGGAACCGGAGATTCCCCACGGTCCCGGGCTCCCCCTCGGCAACCGTGACCAGGACCTTTCCCCCGCCGTTTTCCACGTTGCAGATCACCGAAACGGTGGCCGTGCCCCGGACGAATCCCTTCCGCGCCAGGAATGCCTTCACGGCCTCCTCCGCGTCGGAAAGATCCTTTTCCTCGACGGGGGCCCCTCGCTTCAGCCGGGACGCGGAGATGATCTGCGCAGGGGTGAACCGCTTCGCCCCGGCCACCTCGATCTCCGCCACCAGGGGATACGGCCGGAGGAAGAAGAGGAGATCCGCCTTCCCGTCCGTTTCGCGAGTGAACGCGGAGACCTCGCGGAATACCGATTTTTCGTACAACCCCCGGATCGACGCCCGAACCCCCTCCCGGGTGAGCCGATCCCCCGGGCGCACCTTGATGAGCCCCGTGAGCTCCTCGTAGGAGATCAGGTACGGGGACGACACCTGGAAGGAGATCGTGGAGATGACGGGTGCGGTGGATGCCTGCGCGACGGCGTCGGCCGCGGCGACGGACCCGGGAAGGAGGAGGAGCGCCACCGCAAGGAGCAGTGGAAAAGCTTTACTCCTTTCCACGAAGGAAATCCTTCCACTGTCGATACCTGTAACGAAACTTGAGGTCGGCGCCGAGGTCCCCCTCCTGGGTTGTCGTGGCGCTCTGCCATGACCCCTGGAGGAAGATGTTTTCCCGAAGCTTGACCTCGGCGGTGGCGGTGCTGTCGGCCGATGTGCCGATGCTCGTGGCCATGGAAACGGAGGCCCGATCCCCGAACGATTTCCCCACGATGAACTTCGGCTCGAACGTCTTCGTGACCGATGAGAATCCCGGCTCGATGGCGAACCGGTCCAGCCCGATGACGCCCCGGATGCCCTCCTCGACGCCGCCCTTGTACGGGCCGAGGGCGATGGAGGCCGCGGCCGCGGACCCGACGGCCCCTTCCTGTCCCGCCAGCGACTGCGTCATGACCCCCAGCGACAGGAGGGCGACGATGTCGTTCTTCGCCAACGGCGGATCGGAGACCATGTCGACCTCGTATTTATCGAGCGTCCCCGTCACGGATACGGTCACGGTCACGTTGCCTTTCTTCGTTTCCGCCCGCACGTCGAGCCGCGGATTGTTCTTCCGGGGGTCCTGGAAGTCGACCAGCGCACGCTTGACGTCGTACTTGTTCCCGCGAAACTCCACGGTCCCCTCGACCACGTCGAACGATCCGAGGATGATCACCCGGCTGGTGTCGCCGACGATCCGGAATTCCCCCTTCGCGGTCGCGTCGGCCAGGTTGTTCCGGATGCGGATCGTGCCGTCGGCGATCGCATTGATGTCCAGCCGGACGCGAAAGGCGGATTTCTCCCGCCGCGCAGATACGTCGGCCAGGCGCTTGCCGAAATCGACCAGCGCTTTTTCGGGGCGCACGGTCTTCGTGTAGCGGGCCGATTGCACCTCGATTTCGCCGGTGACCAGGAGGTCGTCCACCGGCCCGAGCAGCTCCGCGTGTCCCTGCACGACCGGGCGGAATTCCTCCGGGTAAGGATATCGCATGTCGAGGAAGTCCACCGAGAAGTACAGGCGCTGCCCCGCATCCATCTTGAGCGGGACCTCTCCCCATCCGTCGACGAAGCCGCCCCCGCTCCTCGCTTCGAAATGTTCGAAAACGATCTTTTCCCGGCTGAGGATCGCGTCCGCCCGGATCCCCTCGATGAGTTGGCCGTACCCGAGGAAGGAAAGGGTGCCGTTTTCCACGTGGCCCGTCCCGACGATCGAGGGGGCGTCCGTGTTCCCGGTGACCCTCGCTTCGAGCGTCACCGTCCCGTCGATGCGATCGAACACGCCGGGAACGGCAAGCCGGACCGCCGACGCCGGCAGCTTCCCTTCCACGCGGACGTCGAGGCCCCCGCCCCAGGAGATTTTCCCGGAAATCCGGACGGGATTCCCGGCGGCGAGGATCGTCCCGCCGGTCCACCGAACCCCCTCCGGATCGATCCGCGCGGAAAGATCCTTTCCCGAGAATTCCATCCCCCCATCACTGTATTGGAACGATTCGACGACGACGTTTCCCGTGGTCTTCTCCACCGCACGGAGCGCTCCCCCGATTTCCGCGCGTCCGCGGAGAAAGAAGCGCCGCGTATCGATTTTCGCCGTCCCGTTCCCCGGTTCGCCCAGGGTGAACGGTCCCTCCAGGCGGAAGACGAACGGCTCGCTCAGGGAGACGGACCACGCCAGCCGGGAGTCGGGGGCACGTGTCAGGACCTCCCCCTCGAATACGTCCCCACGCTTCCTGCCGGAAGCGCGGCATTCCCCGAAGCGCACCTCGCCGACGGAAAGGTCCGTCGTCCGCACCGAACCGTGCAGGGCGGGAAAGACCCCCGGCGAAAGGGGACGGCCCTCCGCGATGTCCTCAAGGCGAATCACCCCGCCGGCCTCGATGTTCCACGCGCCGCCGGAAGGGATATCGGAACGTCCTCCGGCGGCGAGAAGAACCGACGTGGGGACCTCCCTTGCTTCCAGCGACACCTTCGTCGCCCACCGGTCGGAGCGCTGGATCTCTCCGTCGATCCGCACCGCGGGCGACGCCGCACGGAAGGAGAACGTCCCCTCGGCGGCATCGAGACGCCCTTCCGCGCGCACACCCGACAGGCGCGACGGGCCCACCGAGAGTTCCGCCGTCCCCGCCGTGAACCGCGGCACCTCCCACCCCATCGGACCGCGGCGTGCCGCGAACCGGGCATCGACGATGCCCCGCAATTCGCCGGGGTTGTCCCGGTGGAGGAGGGAAAAGACCTGGGCGATCTCGATCCTCTCCAACGCCCCCTCGATCGCGATCCCGTGCCCGCCGTCGCCGGTCGCGGACCCATGGAACGCTCCGTTGCCGAACTGTCCCTCGACATCGACGCTCCATCGATCGGCGGATCCCGCCCTCGCGAACTCCCCACCCACCCGCAAGGCCCTCAGCGGGGTTCCGCGGATCTCGACGCGCGCGGCATGGAAGCGTCCCTTCGCCTCGACCTTCCCCTCCGCGACGCGGATCTTCCCGTCCGCCTCCCCTTTCCCCTCGATGCCTGCGAGATAGCGGGACGCCGCGCCGGCATCCGATCCCAGCGACGCCGCGACCGCGGAAACCCACCGGGCCGAATCCGACAGGTCGACCTGCCGTGCCGTGACCGTCCATTCGGAAGCGGCCCGTGACCGGTCGAAGGGAAAGGTCCAGGTCCCATCGAGGGTGGCCTGGAACCGTTGCGCCGGAATCTCGGCGGAAATATGCAGCGCCTCCGCCGGCACGCCGTCGATCGAAAACAGCACCGGAAGGGGGGGAAGCGCGCGAAACGAGAGGGCGGTCGCCGAAAGGGACGCGCTGCCGCGCAGGCGGGATACCGGGCCGGAGATTTCCCACTTCCCGGCGGCATTGTCCCAGGCGACGGGTTCATCGACGCCGTAATCCGCCGCCTTCCCGGCGGGGAGGGAAAGGGATCCGCGCAGGCGAAGCGTCCGCTCCGCGATCGATCCTTCGCCGTCCCCGCGCGATTCCGCCTTTCCTGCCAGCAGGCGGAACGAATCGACCCTGACGTCCCGGCCGCCGGAAACGGATCCTGTCGCCTCGAGCGACATCGGCAACCGCACCACCGGAACGTTCACGCCCGGGGAAGAAGCCCGTTCCATGCCGCCGGGGAACGCAATCGATACGTCTCCCTCGACGCGCTCCGCCGTTCCCCCGATGCGGACGGAAGCATCTCCGGTCCCTGCAAGGGATACCGGAACCCCGAGGCTCTCCCATGGGACCGACCCGAGGGAAACCCGCCGCAGGGACGCCTTTCCTTCCACGCGTCCGGTTGCGATGCGCCACAGACCGCCGGCCTCCAGGGCCCCGCCCCAGAGCTTCGCGCGCGCCTTGGCGATGCGAAGGACACGACCGCGCAGGGTGAGTTCCACCTCCCCCTCCGCGACGGCGGCTCCCGGAAAGCCCGCATTCCGCAAGACGAGGCGGGCCGCCCCTTCCGGATCGTTCCACGGACCGTCGGCGGTGACGGAGAACTCCGCCTTCCCCTCCTGGAAGACGCGCCGCAGTTGCGAACCCCCCGGAGCACCGGCGGCGATCCACCCGGCGATATCCACCTCTCCGGAGGCCTTCGCCGACGCGGTCCGCTTCCGCGTGTCGAGCGAACCGGAGAGGCGAATCCCGGCGGAGTCCCGCGCCGCCTTGAACTTCCGGACGCGCAGGATCCCCTCCTTGTAATAAAGGTCCGCTTCTACCGACGGGAACGGCCACACGCCGCCCGCGCCCCCCTGAAGCGCCACGTCACCCTCGGCCCGTTCGAGGGACGCCGTGACATGCGTCCCGAGGAAGGGCCCCTCACGGATCCGGACTTCGCGGACGACGGTCTGGAACCGGCGAAGAGGGCCCGGGGAGGTTACGAGGAGCGAACCGTCCATGAGAAGGATCTCCGGAAGGGAGGGGGACGGTCCTTCCTTCCGCGTCGACATCCACCGATCGTAGAGCGCGCGATTTTTCTCGCCCGCTTCCAACCGGAAATTCCGTACCCGGATCCGGGAGACGGGAAGATCGCCCGTGAGGAAGCGCATCGGGGAAAGGGATACGTCGACCGAACGGGCGCTCGCGAGGGGGAGATCCGCGAGCGCGTCGCGCAGCACCATGTTGTCGATGGAGACGTTAAGGTGCAGCAGGTGGAACTTCCATCCGCCGTACCGGACCGCGATGCCTTCGCGAGCGGCAGAGTCGACCAGCGCCGCAACGGCACGGCGCACCCTCTCCGGGATCTCGAGCGACAAACGCCACCCGACGACCGAAAGGAGGACGGCGAGGAGGAAGCCCCCGGTCCAACGAACCCATCGCATCGACATGATCCAATTATAGAGGAAGGAAGGTGGAGCGGGCGACCGGATTCGAACCGGCGACGTCAAGCTTGGGAAGCTTGCATTCTACCCCTGAATTACGCCCGCACGAGTGGTATTTCTATCACAAGCCAGACCCGGTTTGCAACCCGCGGGTGCGCCCTTCAACGACGCAGGCGGGCCTCGACATCACGATACCCGGGGGACTTTTCCTGGATCTCCCGGAAGATCTTCCGCGCCTCGTCCTTCCTCCCCGCGTTTTCCAAAAGGACCGCCTTGTGGTAGCGCACATCGCGGACCACCTCATCCCCCGCGGGGGACGTGGCGAGGATCGCGTCGAGCACGGCGAGCGCACCATCGAAGTCGGAGCGGTCGGCCAAGGTATCGGCCATGAGCGACCCCGCCCCGACGAACAGTTCCGGCTTGCGCATCGCCAGGCGGAACTCCGTGACGGCTTCGTCGAGCAGCCCCATCTCCTTGTAGGCGATCCCGAGGTTGTACCGGGCCTCGAGGTCCGTGTCCCCGATCTCTTCGTCGACCTTCGCCTGAAGCCGGCCGAGGGCGCTCCGGACGATGCTCTCCTCCCGCTCGTACCCCTCCTCGGGGGTCTCCCCCGGGGGGGGCGGCTCTTCCTCGGGAACCGGAGGGGGGGGTTCGGCGTGCGCCGGGGGAGGCGGCGGCGCTTCCACCCGCACCGGCTCCGGCTCGGCCCGCTTGGCGGCCGCATCGGTGAAGGAGAACACCCCGGCGGCGGCGACATTCCATCCGCCGCGGATGGCGCCGAGGACCTCCTCCACGATCGCCTTGCGTGCGGGATCGCCGTTCTCCGACTCGACTTCGGCGACCCGGTCCAGGATCGGGAGCCCTTCCTCCGGCACCCCGATCGCAAGCCAAAGGAAGCCGCACGGCTCGAGGACGACCGGGTCGCCGCCGGCCTGGAGAACGACGGAGCGCAACCGCTCGGAGAATTCGGCGTACATCCCGCTCGACATGACCTGCGGAACCGCCTTTTCCAGTTCGTTGACCGCCTCGTGCAGTTTCTTCTGGCCCCGGAGGATGTCGCAGATGTACAGCCGCGGCAGGGGGTTCTTCTTGAGGTACTCCGCCGTCTGCCGGAAAAAGTCGAGCCGCGGCTCATCGGAGGTGAACCGGGTCGGATCCGAGGCAATCTTCCGCAGCTCCGCCTGGGCATCCGAGGAGAGCCCCTCCTGCGCCAGCAGCCGGATCAGCCATTTCTGGAAGTCGTTGTTCCCGGGATCGTGCTTCTGCATCTGGCGCAGGACCGCGATCGCCTTGCTCGCGAATCCGTCCTTCTCGTAGAGGACGGCGGCACGGGCGAACTGGTCCAGCCCCTCGACGACCTCTCCCTGGTGCATAAGGAAGATGCCGAGCTTCTGGCGTGCCTGCGGGTCGTTCGGCGACGCCTGCACCTTCCTGGAAAG
This portion of the bacterium genome encodes:
- a CDS encoding tetratricopeptide repeat protein, with product MGFLDSFKKMFSAKDQEDRVSLSRKVQASPNDPQARQKLGIFLMHQGEVVEGLDQFARAAVLYEKDGFASKAIAVLRQMQKHDPGNNDFQKWLIRLLAQEGLSSDAQAELRKIASDPTRFTSDEPRLDFFRQTAEYLKKNPLPRLYICDILRGQKKLHEAVNELEKAVPQVMSSGMYAEFSERLRSVVLQAGGDPVVLEPCGFLWLAIGVPEEGLPILDRVAEVESENGDPARKAIVEEVLGAIRGGWNVAAAGVFSFTDAAAKRAEPEPVRVEAPPPPPAHAEPPPPVPEEEPPPPGETPEEGYEREESIVRSALGRLQAKVDEEIGDTDLEARYNLGIAYKEMGLLDEAVTEFRLAMRKPELFVGAGSLMADTLADRSDFDGALAVLDAILATSPAGDEVVRDVRYHKAVLLENAGRKDEARKIFREIQEKSPGYRDVEARLRR